CTGAAGCTCGGCATCGCGCCGCCGCCGGCGCAGTTCGACCTCGTTCAGGACGGCGCCGCCGATCTCTCCATCATATTTCATGGCTATCAGCCGGGCCGCTTCGTCACCGCGAAGATGATCGAACTGCCCGGCTACGAAGGTAGCGCCGAGGCCGCGTCGGTTGCCTATTGGCGGGCCTACGAGAAGTACTTGAAGCAGGCCGACGAGCATCGCGGCGTCAAGCTGATCGCGCTGCACACGCACGGTCCCGCCCAGCTGCACACCCACGAGAAGGTTACCCAGCTCGACCAGATCAACGGCCTGAAGCTGCGCGTTCCCGGCGGCGTAGGCAGCGATGTCGGCGCCGCGCTCGGCGCGACCGGTATCCAGGTGCCGGCACCGAAGGTCTACGAGACTCTCGCCTCGAAAGCCGCCGACGGTGTGGTGATGCCGATGGAATCGCGCAAGGGCTTCAAGCTGACCGAGGTCGCGGAGAACGTCTACGAGATGCCCGGCGGCTTCTATCGCGGCTCGTTCGCCTTCATCATGAACGAAGACGCCTTCAAGAACCTGCCGGAAGATATCCAGCAGGCCCTCGAGGAGAAGGTGTTCGGCGAGCCGCTGAGCCGCGCCATCGGCCAGGTCTGGGACGAGATCGACCAGGAAGGCCGCCAGGCGACCATGGACGCCGGGAACAACTCGATCAACGAGGCTTCGGACGCCGATCGCGCCGCGTACCAGCCGGTTGCGGACGAGGTCACCGCGAGTGTGATCGAGGAAGTCTCCAAGACCGGCGTCGATGCACAGGCGGCGCGCGACTTCATTGCCGAGACGATGAAGAACTACGGCAAGTAAGAGCCAACATACGGCCCGGCGGGACAATTCGCCGGGCCGTCATGCTCAGGGCCCACCGATGAATCTGTTGGCGAAAACCGTCGTCGCGGCCGGGCGCCGTCTCGCCCCGTTACCTTCATGGCTTGCGGCGGTGGCGCTGTTCCTGCTGATGGTCATGACGTTCTGCGACGTCATCCTGCGCAGTGCCTTCAACAGCCCGATCGCAGCGGCCACGGAACTCACGCGCATCTTCATGGCGATCATCGTCTTTGCGGCGCTGCCCGTCATTTCGGCGCGTGGCGGCCATATCGCCGTCGATCTGCTCGATGGTCTGTTTCGCGGACAGGCAGAGCGTCTGCGCAATGTCGTCATCGACATCGTCAGCGGCGCGCTGCTGATCTGGCCGGCACAGCAATGCTTCAAGCTGGCCGGGCGCGCCCGCGACTATGGCGATCTGACCGAATATCTGGGCATTCCCCAGTTCTACATCGAGTACTTCATCGCCATCGCGACCTCCATAACCGTGGTCGTTCTCATCCTGCGCGGGCTGGTCGAACTGGTGACGCCGCTCGCGATGCGGCACTCGGAAACCGTCTACAAGAGTGCGGACTAGGCCATGGTTGAATCCCTGATCGGCTTTGCCGCGGTTCTCGTACTGGTGCTGCTGCGCCTGCCGATCGCCTTCGCCATGGGCGTGGTGGGCATGGTCGGATACGCCTACGAGACCAGTACCGCCGGTGCGATCTCGATGTCCGGCCGGCTGCTGATCGATACGGCGCAGGACTACGGCCTCTCCGTCGTTCCCCTGTTCATCCTGATGGGCCTGCTCGTCAACAAGGGTGGGCTGAGCCGAGAGCTCTATCAGGTCTCTTACGCGTTCCTCGGTCATCTGCGCGGCGGCCTGGCGATGGCGACGATCGTCGCCTGCGGCGGGTTCTCGGCGATCTGCGGGTCGTCGCTGGCCACAGCCGCGACGATGTCAAAGGTCGCCATGCCGCAGATGCGCCGGTTCGGATACGCCGACTCGCTGTCGACGGCCTCGATCGCCGCCGGCGGCACGCTCGGCATCCTGATCCCGCCGAGCGTCATCCTCGTCATCTACGGCCTGCTGACCGAGACCAGCATCGGCAAGCTGTTCATCGCCGGCATCGTGCCGGGCGCGGTCGGCATTCTCTTCTATCTCTTCGCAGTGAAGTTCACGGTCGCGCGCAATCCCGAGGCCGGCCCGGCGGGAGAGCGAACGGACTGGAAGGGGCGGCTGGCGGCGGTTCGCGACGTCTGGGCGGTGCTTCTCCTGTTCTTCCTGGTCATCGGCGGTCTCTACGGACTGTTCAATTTCTGGCCGATCCACCTGACCTTCTCGCCGACCGAAGCGGCCGGCATGGGGGCGATGGGCGCGTTTCTGATCGCGCTGGCGCGGGGCGGCCTGAGTTTCAAGGCCGTGAAGGAGGTGCTGTTCGAAACCTCCTACACGACGGCGAGCCTGTTCGCGGTGCTGATCGGCGCCTGGATCTTCTCGAACTTCGTCAACATCGCCGGCATGCCCGAGGCTCTGCTCGCGCTCGTCAACCAGGCGGGCTTTCCGCCGATGGTCGTGATCCTGCTGATTCTCGTCGTCTACCTGCTGCTCGGCTGCGTGTTCGAAAGCCTGTCGATGCTGCTTCTCACCGTGCCGATCTTCTTCCCGCTGGTGATCAGCCTCGGTTTCGATCCGGTCTGGTTCGGCATCATCGTGGTGGTGGTCACCGAGATCAGCCTGATCACTCCGCCGGTCGGTCTCAACGTCTTCGTCCTGCGCGGCGTCGTCGAGGACGTCTCGACCGGGACGATCTTCAAGGGCGTGACGCCATTCTGGGCCTTCGACATCCTTCGGCTGGCCCTGATGGTGCTCGTGCCCTGGCTGGTTCTTGTGCTGCCGAACAGCATGTAGGAGGCGGTGATGGACGACGCGGACGCACGGGCTCTGGCAGAGCGATTCGATCAGTGGAAGCTGCCGAAGTCGTTTGCCGAGGATCCGTATCCGACCTACCGGGCGCTGCTGAGATACGCGCCGATCAAGCGGTTCGACGATGGCACCTGCTTCATCAGCCGCTATGCCGATCTCGTCACGGTGTATCGCGATACCAAACGGTTCTCGTCAGACAAGAAAGTCGAGTTCAAGCCGAAATTCGGCGACAGCCCGCTGTATCTGCACCACACCACGAGCCTGGTTTTCAACGATCCGCCTCTGCACACCCGCGTGCGCTCGATCATCGTCGGGGCCCTGACCCCCAAGGCGATCGCGCGCCTGGAGCCGGATCTGATCCGGCTCGTCGACGGACTGCTCGATCGGATGGCCGAAAAGGGCACGGCCGACCTGATCGAGGATTTCGCCGCGGCGATCCCGATCGAGGTGATCGGCAACCTGCTGCGCGTGCCGCACGAGGATCGCGGGCCGCTTCGCGAGTGGTCGCTGTCGATCCTCGGTGCGCTCGAACCGGTGCTGACGCCGCAGCAGGAGGCGCGCGGCAACGCGGCCGTGGTCGAATTCCAGGATTATCTGGAGGAGCTCATCGCCGACCGGCGCAAGAATCCCGGCGATCCGAGCGTCGACGTGCTGACGCGGCTGATGCAGGGCGACGGCGACGAACGGCTGAGCCATGTCGAGCTCGTCCAGAACTGCATATTCCTGCTGAACGCCGGTCACGAGACGACGACGAACCTGATCGGCAACGGCCTGCATATCCTCACGGAATGGCCGGACGAGAAACGCCGGTTGATCAAGGACCCGTCGCTGATCGGCACCGCGGTCGAGGAATTCCTGCGCTACGAGAGTTCCAACCAGCTTGGCAACCGCATTACCACAGAGGACGTGGAGCTGGGCGGTGAAGCGCTGCCGAAGGGGACGCGGATCACGCTGTGTATTGGCGCTGCCAATCGCGATCCCGCGCAGTTTCCCGATCCCGACCGGATGGATATTTCGCGCACGCCGAACAAGCATCTCGCGTTCGCCTGGGGGCCGCATCTGTGCGCCGGTCATGCGTTTGCCCGGCTGGAAGGCAAGACCGCGATAGGGCGGTTCCTGGCGCGTTTTCCGAACTACGAACTGGATGGCGCACCGGTGCGCGGCGGACGCGTCCGCTTCCGCGGCTTTGCCAGTCTGCCCGCGCGCGTCGCCTGACCGACCCGCCGCGCTGCCTGAACGACAAGGAGTTTCGTCCCGTGAGCATCATGCGACTTGAGAGTTTCGCGGCGGGCCGTTGGGTCGCGCCGTCCGGCGCGACGCGGCCGATCGCGAGCGCCGTCACCGGTGAGACGATCGCCGAGGCCGGTTCGGACGGTCTCGAT
This is a stretch of genomic DNA from Microbaculum marinisediminis. It encodes these proteins:
- a CDS encoding TRAP transporter substrate-binding protein; protein product: MKVISRLATAGVFAVSTALTGAVAFAADYTLTISSWAPPTHGINAKMWPTFTKMVEDATDGRVTADLKLGIAPPPAQFDLVQDGAADLSIIFHGYQPGRFVTAKMIELPGYEGSAEAASVAYWRAYEKYLKQADEHRGVKLIALHTHGPAQLHTHEKVTQLDQINGLKLRVPGGVGSDVGAALGATGIQVPAPKVYETLASKAADGVVMPMESRKGFKLTEVAENVYEMPGGFYRGSFAFIMNEDAFKNLPEDIQQALEEKVFGEPLSRAIGQVWDEIDQEGRQATMDAGNNSINEASDADRAAYQPVADEVTASVIEEVSKTGVDAQAARDFIAETMKNYGK
- a CDS encoding TRAP transporter small permease, which encodes MAKTVVAAGRRLAPLPSWLAAVALFLLMVMTFCDVILRSAFNSPIAAATELTRIFMAIIVFAALPVISARGGHIAVDLLDGLFRGQAERLRNVVIDIVSGALLIWPAQQCFKLAGRARDYGDLTEYLGIPQFYIEYFIAIATSITVVVLILRGLVELVTPLAMRHSETVYKSAD
- a CDS encoding TRAP transporter large permease, producing MVESLIGFAAVLVLVLLRLPIAFAMGVVGMVGYAYETSTAGAISMSGRLLIDTAQDYGLSVVPLFILMGLLVNKGGLSRELYQVSYAFLGHLRGGLAMATIVACGGFSAICGSSLATAATMSKVAMPQMRRFGYADSLSTASIAAGGTLGILIPPSVILVIYGLLTETSIGKLFIAGIVPGAVGILFYLFAVKFTVARNPEAGPAGERTDWKGRLAAVRDVWAVLLLFFLVIGGLYGLFNFWPIHLTFSPTEAAGMGAMGAFLIALARGGLSFKAVKEVLFETSYTTASLFAVLIGAWIFSNFVNIAGMPEALLALVNQAGFPPMVVILLILVVYLLLGCVFESLSMLLLTVPIFFPLVISLGFDPVWFGIIVVVVTEISLITPPVGLNVFVLRGVVEDVSTGTIFKGVTPFWAFDILRLALMVLVPWLVLVLPNSM
- a CDS encoding cytochrome P450; this translates as MDDADARALAERFDQWKLPKSFAEDPYPTYRALLRYAPIKRFDDGTCFISRYADLVTVYRDTKRFSSDKKVEFKPKFGDSPLYLHHTTSLVFNDPPLHTRVRSIIVGALTPKAIARLEPDLIRLVDGLLDRMAEKGTADLIEDFAAAIPIEVIGNLLRVPHEDRGPLREWSLSILGALEPVLTPQQEARGNAAVVEFQDYLEELIADRRKNPGDPSVDVLTRLMQGDGDERLSHVELVQNCIFLLNAGHETTTNLIGNGLHILTEWPDEKRRLIKDPSLIGTAVEEFLRYESSNQLGNRITTEDVELGGEALPKGTRITLCIGAANRDPAQFPDPDRMDISRTPNKHLAFAWGPHLCAGHAFARLEGKTAIGRFLARFPNYELDGAPVRGGRVRFRGFASLPARVA